The Blastomonas fulva genome contains a region encoding:
- a CDS encoding ExbD/TolR family protein: MAMSVGGDGGKEKPMSDINTTPLVDVMLVLLIIFLIAIPVVIQTVDDLTIPVIEFEPTETKAENILLSVTTTDASGLSPGDDGFAGASPNGECRVYVNVTPVDNVELQEIAVKRLESIIEAAGGVENLEEEDLPEVHIRGDINAPYRCIGGAIFTMQRAGFAKVGFISSPIDLTAV, translated from the coding sequence ATGGCAATGAGCGTTGGAGGCGACGGCGGCAAGGAAAAGCCGATGTCTGACATCAACACGACGCCGCTTGTGGACGTCATGCTGGTGCTTCTCATCATCTTCCTGATCGCGATTCCGGTGGTTATCCAGACCGTGGACGACCTGACCATTCCGGTTATCGAATTCGAGCCGACCGAAACCAAGGCAGAAAACATCCTTCTGTCCGTGACGACCACCGACGCCAGCGGCCTGAGCCCCGGCGACGATGGCTTTGCAGGTGCAAGCCCGAACGGCGAATGCCGGGTCTATGTGAACGTCACCCCGGTCGACAATGTCGAACTGCAGGAAATCGCGGTCAAGCGGCTTGAATCGATCATCGAAGCTGCTGGTGGCGTCGAAAACCTGGAGGAAGAAGATCTTCCCGAAGTGCATATCCGCGGCGACATCAATGCTCCCTACAGGTGCATTGGCGGCGCGATCTTCACGATGCAGCGTGCCGGGTTTGCCAAGGTCGGCTTCATCTCTTCGCCGATCGACCTGACGGCAGTTTGA
- a CDS encoding TIGR04063 family PEP-CTERM/XrtA system glycosyltransferase — MTRILHILDHSLPLHSGYAFRTRAILKAQQRLGLEVRGVTSVRHQASLPKDAVVDAVEVHDGLTFHRTMESISGPPGLREWRDIAALARATEAACAIWKPDILHAHSPALDGLAALRVGRKLGLPVLYEIRAFWEDAAVGNGTGSPGSAKYWLTRQMENRAVAGADAVAVICEGLRTDLIGRGFPASKIMVSPNGVDMEMFGNPVPADPERAKALGLAGKTVIGFIGSYYPYEGLDDLIAAMPLLLERNPDIRLLLVGGGPAEAALQAQAAASPAAHAICFAGRVPHHDVEQYYSLIDILVYPRKAMRLTETVTPLKPLEAMAQGRLVAASNVGGHRELITDGVTGTLFAADDPAAIARSLADLVAARDGWDARREAARAFVAEERNWARNVERYQPVYQRMLDRQAGGRVYNAA, encoded by the coding sequence ATGACCCGGATACTCCACATCCTCGACCACAGCCTGCCGCTGCACAGCGGCTATGCTTTCCGTACCCGTGCCATCCTCAAGGCCCAGCAACGCCTGGGGCTGGAGGTGCGCGGCGTCACCAGCGTGCGCCACCAGGCTTCGCTGCCCAAGGATGCCGTGGTCGACGCGGTCGAGGTGCATGACGGGCTGACCTTCCACCGCACGATGGAGAGCATATCGGGACCGCCGGGGTTGCGCGAATGGCGCGACATCGCCGCGCTTGCCCGCGCGACCGAGGCGGCCTGCGCGATCTGGAAGCCCGACATCCTGCACGCGCATTCGCCTGCACTCGACGGGCTGGCCGCTTTGCGGGTCGGGCGCAAGCTCGGTCTTCCTGTGCTGTACGAGATCCGCGCCTTCTGGGAGGATGCCGCCGTGGGCAACGGCACCGGCAGTCCGGGGTCTGCGAAATACTGGCTGACGCGGCAGATGGAGAACCGGGCGGTGGCCGGCGCGGATGCGGTGGCAGTGATCTGCGAGGGCCTGCGCACCGACCTGATCGGCCGCGGCTTTCCCGCATCCAAGATCATGGTATCGCCCAACGGCGTCGACATGGAGATGTTCGGCAACCCTGTCCCTGCCGATCCGGAGCGCGCAAAGGCGCTGGGGCTGGCGGGCAAGACCGTGATCGGCTTTATCGGCAGCTACTATCCGTACGAGGGGCTGGATGATCTGATCGCGGCGATGCCGCTGCTGCTGGAACGCAATCCCGATATCCGGCTGCTGCTTGTGGGCGGCGGCCCGGCAGAAGCGGCGCTGCAGGCACAGGCAGCCGCCTCGCCCGCGGCGCATGCGATCTGCTTTGCCGGGCGCGTGCCGCATCACGATGTCGAGCAGTATTACAGCCTTATCGATATTCTGGTCTATCCACGCAAGGCCATGCGCCTCACCGAAACGGTCACCCCGCTCAAGCCGCTCGAAGCGATGGCGCAGGGGCGGCTGGTGGCAGCGTCCAATGTCGGAGGTCATCGCGAGCTGATCACCGATGGCGTAACTGGAACGCTGTTCGCTGCCGACGATCCGGCAGCCATCGCGCGGTCGCTCGCCGATCTGGTCGCAGCACGCGACGGCTGGGATGCCCGGCGCGAGGCGGCGCGGGCCTTTGTCGCCGAGGAGCGCAACTGGGCACGCAACGTTGAGCGTTATCAACCCGTTTACCAACGCATGCTAGACCGCCAGGCGGGCGGACGCGTGTACAACGCCGCCTGA
- a CDS encoding aminopeptidase P family protein, with amino-acid sequence MSTHEARLAELREELKRQGLHGFVVPICDEHMSEYIGGYAQRLEWLTGFGGSAGTAVVLADRAAIFVDGRYTIQVRDQVDGRLYDYVGTAQQSVADWLGQNVPEGGRIGYDAWLHTRDWVKQVRAQIGKSGAELVAVENNPVDAVWHDQPERPTASMNPHPIAYAGRESADKRADIARWLSEQGLDAAVITALDSVAWVFNVRGGDISHTPVTLSYGVVHQDGTADLYVAPEKVSDALRAHLGNQVALHAYDAFEAGLDALGGKTVAVDPERAVAAIFSRLESAGAKIAARRDPSVLPRAMKNDTEIAGQRAAQARDGAAVSNFLHWLSIAGPAGGETELSAAAKLLSFREQTGKLVDTSFDTISGASSNGAICHYRVSEETNLPIVMDSLYLVDSGGQYLDGTTDITRTIAIGTPTAEMKRRFTQVLKGHIALATIRFPHGTSGGQLDALARQYLWADGVDYAHGTGHGVGSFLSVHEGPQRIAAFGGQGEPLRPGMICSNEPGYYKAGEFGIRIENLVLVEEVDIDGAEQPMLGFETLTFAPIDRNAIEPGLLSTNERAWIDDYHARVLEIVGPQLQGDALAWLKTACASLD; translated from the coding sequence ATGTCCACCCATGAAGCCCGCCTGGCGGAGCTGCGCGAAGAACTGAAGCGTCAGGGATTGCACGGGTTTGTCGTGCCGATCTGCGACGAGCACATGAGCGAATATATCGGCGGCTATGCCCAGCGGCTGGAATGGCTGACCGGCTTCGGCGGATCGGCGGGGACAGCCGTGGTGCTGGCCGATCGCGCGGCGATCTTCGTCGACGGACGCTATACCATCCAGGTCCGCGATCAGGTCGACGGACGGTTGTACGACTATGTCGGCACCGCGCAGCAATCGGTCGCCGACTGGCTGGGTCAGAACGTCCCCGAAGGCGGCAGGATCGGCTATGATGCGTGGCTGCATACCCGCGACTGGGTGAAGCAGGTGCGCGCACAGATCGGCAAGTCCGGCGCCGAGCTCGTCGCGGTCGAGAACAATCCGGTGGACGCCGTCTGGCACGACCAGCCCGAACGCCCCACCGCAAGTATGAATCCGCACCCCATTGCCTATGCCGGCCGCGAATCCGCCGACAAGCGTGCGGACATTGCGCGCTGGCTGAGCGAACAGGGGCTGGATGCAGCGGTCATCACCGCGCTCGATTCGGTCGCCTGGGTGTTCAATGTGCGCGGCGGCGACATCAGCCACACGCCGGTCACATTGTCCTATGGCGTAGTCCATCAGGACGGCACTGCCGATCTGTATGTTGCACCGGAAAAGGTCAGCGACGCGCTGCGCGCGCATCTGGGCAACCAGGTGGCGCTGCACGCTTATGACGCGTTCGAGGCCGGGCTCGATGCGCTGGGCGGCAAGACCGTGGCGGTCGATCCCGAGCGAGCGGTTGCGGCGATCTTCTCGCGCCTCGAAAGCGCCGGCGCCAAAATCGCCGCACGGCGCGACCCCAGCGTGCTGCCGCGCGCGATGAAGAACGACACCGAGATTGCCGGGCAGCGTGCCGCGCAGGCGCGCGATGGAGCCGCCGTGAGCAACTTCCTGCACTGGCTATCGATCGCAGGGCCCGCAGGCGGCGAAACCGAGCTTTCGGCGGCTGCAAAGCTGCTGTCGTTCCGCGAGCAAACCGGCAAGCTGGTCGACACCTCGTTCGACACGATCTCGGGGGCATCGTCCAACGGCGCGATCTGCCATTACCGGGTCAGCGAGGAAACCAACCTGCCGATCGTCATGGACAGCCTGTATCTCGTCGATTCTGGCGGCCAGTATCTCGACGGCACCACCGATATCACCCGCACCATCGCCATCGGCACCCCGACAGCAGAGATGAAGCGTCGCTTCACCCAGGTGCTCAAGGGCCATATCGCGCTTGCCACGATCCGCTTTCCGCACGGCACCAGCGGCGGCCAACTCGACGCCCTGGCGCGGCAGTATCTGTGGGCGGACGGGGTCGATTACGCGCATGGCACCGGCCATGGCGTGGGCAGCTTCCTTTCGGTGCACGAAGGACCGCAACGCATAGCGGCCTTTGGCGGCCAGGGCGAACCTTTGCGCCCCGGCATGATCTGCTCCAACGAGCCAGGCTATTACAAGGCGGGCGAATTCGGCATCCGCATCGAAAATCTGGTACTGGTCGAGGAGGTGGATATCGACGGCGCAGAACAGCCCATGCTGGGCTTCGAGACGCTGACCTTCGCGCCGATCGACCGCAACGCGATCGAGCCTGGCCTGCTCAGCACCAACGAGCGCGCGTGGATCGACGATTACCATGCCCGCGTGCTGGAAATCGTCGGCCCGCAGCTTCAGGGCGACGCACTCGCCTGGCTCAAAACGGCCTGTGCCAGCCTGGACTGA
- a CDS encoding S9 family peptidase, whose protein sequence is MSQPTQPPIAEQRPYSFERHGVTIQDPWHWLKDEGYPKVDDADVIAYLNAENGWFEAQMKPLESLVETLFQEMKGRIKEDDSSVPQKDGDWLYWVEYDKGAQYKKWYRKPVAGGDKVLLLDETELAKDAEYFRLGAFSVSPDGRLLAYAIDDDGSERFEARIKDLTTGKDLPDIIPGTLSSLIWRADSGALIYGLANENWRTDNARLHLLGTPTESDVELYKEADEGFRVDIGMTSSEKYIVIATGDNETSEVRLVPAADPQAEPILIRPRQKGVEYAVEERDGTLFIHTNDGHINFRLATARIEAPGAWTTLIEGSDEFYMTDMTAFKDFYVIEGRRNGLDKIEIRDYADPSKTAPITFPEASYAASLGDNPEWDMKVLRLAYESMVTPDTVYDYDVATGKLTVLKVQEVPSGYNAADYKTERVMIAARDGTQVPVSIITRKDFKQDGTAPLHLYAYGAYGYAIPPSFSVTRLSMVDRGFAYAIAHIRGGDDLGRQWYLDGKLTKRTNTFNDFVDVAKGLIERDYTAKGKVTASGGSAGGELMGAIVNSDPELWGAVVAHVPFVDVLNTMLDETLPLTPGEWPEWGNPITDKAAFDLLRSYSPYDNVGAHAYPPMLVTAGLNDPRVTYWEPAKWVAKLRVTKTDDNVLLLKTNMGAGHGGKSGRFDSLKETAEEFAFLLWQMGMAGK, encoded by the coding sequence ATGTCTCAACCCACCCAGCCGCCGATCGCCGAGCAGCGGCCCTACAGCTTCGAACGCCATGGCGTGACTATCCAGGACCCGTGGCACTGGCTGAAGGACGAGGGCTATCCCAAGGTCGACGATGCCGATGTGATTGCCTATCTGAACGCCGAGAACGGCTGGTTCGAAGCGCAGATGAAGCCGCTCGAGTCTTTGGTCGAAACGCTGTTCCAGGAGATGAAGGGCCGGATCAAGGAGGATGATTCCTCGGTTCCGCAGAAGGATGGCGACTGGCTGTACTGGGTCGAATACGACAAGGGCGCGCAGTACAAGAAATGGTATCGCAAGCCGGTGGCGGGCGGCGACAAGGTGCTGCTGCTCGACGAAACCGAACTGGCAAAGGATGCCGAGTATTTTCGCCTCGGCGCGTTCTCGGTCAGCCCCGATGGCAGGCTGCTGGCCTATGCGATCGACGATGACGGCTCCGAACGGTTCGAGGCGCGGATCAAGGATCTGACAACCGGCAAGGACCTTCCGGACATCATCCCCGGCACGCTTTCGTCGCTGATCTGGCGGGCGGATTCGGGAGCGCTGATCTATGGCCTCGCCAACGAGAACTGGCGGACCGACAATGCCCGGCTGCACCTGCTGGGGACCCCAACCGAGAGCGATGTAGAGCTCTACAAGGAAGCCGACGAGGGCTTTCGCGTCGATATCGGCATGACCTCGTCGGAGAAGTACATCGTCATCGCCACCGGCGACAACGAGACCAGCGAGGTGCGGCTGGTACCCGCGGCCGATCCGCAGGCTGAGCCGATCCTGATCCGTCCGCGCCAGAAGGGTGTCGAATATGCGGTGGAGGAGCGTGACGGCACGCTGTTCATCCACACCAATGACGGCCACATCAATTTCCGCCTCGCCACCGCGCGGATCGAGGCGCCCGGCGCGTGGACCACGCTGATCGAAGGATCGGACGAATTCTACATGACCGACATGACCGCCTTCAAGGACTTCTATGTCATCGAAGGGCGGCGCAACGGGCTCGATAAGATCGAGATCCGCGATTATGCCGATCCTTCGAAGACCGCGCCGATCACATTCCCCGAGGCGAGCTATGCCGCCTCGCTCGGCGACAATCCCGAATGGGACATGAAGGTGCTGCGGCTCGCCTATGAATCGATGGTCACGCCCGACACGGTGTATGACTATGATGTCGCCACCGGGAAGCTGACGGTGCTCAAGGTGCAGGAAGTGCCTTCGGGCTATAACGCCGCTGACTACAAGACCGAACGGGTCATGATCGCCGCGCGCGACGGCACTCAGGTCCCGGTGTCGATCATCACCCGCAAGGACTTCAAGCAGGACGGCACCGCGCCGCTGCACCTCTATGCCTATGGCGCCTATGGCTACGCGATCCCGCCGAGCTTCTCGGTCACCCGGCTGAGCATGGTGGATCGCGGATTTGCCTACGCCATCGCGCACATCCGCGGCGGCGACGATCTGGGGCGCCAGTGGTATCTGGACGGCAAGCTGACCAAGCGTACCAACACGTTCAACGACTTTGTCGATGTCGCCAAGGGCCTGATCGAGCGCGACTATACTGCAAAGGGCAAGGTCACCGCCAGCGGTGGCTCCGCCGGGGGCGAACTGATGGGGGCGATTGTCAATTCGGACCCTGAACTCTGGGGCGCGGTGGTGGCGCATGTGCCGTTCGTCGACGTGCTCAACACCATGCTCGACGAGACCTTGCCGCTGACTCCGGGCGAATGGCCCGAATGGGGCAACCCGATCACCGACAAGGCCGCGTTCGATCTGCTGCGCTCGTACAGCCCCTATGACAATGTCGGCGCGCATGCCTATCCGCCGATGCTGGTGACCGCAGGTCTCAACGATCCGCGCGTGACCTATTGGGAGCCGGCCAAATGGGTCGCCAAGCTGCGTGTCACCAAGACAGACGATAATGTGCTGCTGCTCAAGACCAACATGGGCGCTGGCCATGGCGGCAAGTCCGGGCGATTCGATTCGCTCAAGGAAACCGCCGAGGAATTCGCTTTCCTGCTGTGGCAGATGGGGATGGCGGGGAAGTAA
- a CDS encoding energy transducer TonB, with product MAYADQQASGNKIVSLVVVALIHIVVIYALVTGLAYSAVKSVAEKLNVVDVEEEVIEPEEPPPPPPDQPITPPPVVTPPPIVRTPPTSAPTITTTNTPPPIFNPTPIVAPPPAPPAPPPAPSKASGASPRGNPGSWATPNDYPARALREERAGTTRFRVSIGPDGRVTDCQITGSSGHADLDEATCKNVTRRARFKPALDAAGNAISDTYSNAVRWEIPK from the coding sequence ATGGCCTATGCTGATCAACAGGCAAGCGGAAACAAGATAGTTTCCCTCGTTGTCGTGGCGCTGATTCACATCGTTGTGATCTACGCCCTGGTGACGGGACTTGCATATAGCGCGGTCAAATCGGTCGCGGAAAAGCTTAACGTCGTCGACGTTGAAGAAGAGGTGATCGAGCCTGAAGAGCCGCCACCACCGCCGCCGGACCAGCCGATTACGCCGCCGCCAGTGGTAACCCCACCGCCGATCGTGCGTACTCCGCCGACTTCGGCGCCGACCATAACCACCACCAACACACCGCCGCCGATCTTCAATCCGACGCCGATTGTTGCTCCGCCGCCTGCACCGCCGGCTCCGCCGCCGGCGCCTTCCAAGGCTTCGGGTGCGTCGCCTCGTGGTAACCCGGGCAGCTGGGCTACGCCGAACGACTATCCGGCACGGGCACTGCGTGAAGAGCGTGCAGGGACCACCCGGTTCCGCGTTTCGATCGGCCCCGATGGACGTGTCACGGATTGCCAGATCACCGGTTCAAGCGGCCATGCCGATCTTGACGAGGCGACCTGCAAGAATGTCACTCGCAGGGCGCGCTTCAAGCCCGCTCTCGACGCGGCAGGCAATGCGATTTCGGACACCTATTCGAACGCGGTTCGCTGGGAAATCCCGAAGTAA
- a CDS encoding ExbD/TolR family protein has translation MAMSGGSDDGEPMMEMNTTPLIDVMLVLLIMFIITIPVQTHAVKIDLPQDSPPQDVVVEPVKNKLIVDTNDTISWNGTPVSQAQLAGILAQTRNMDPEPELQFQPDARARYQIVDEVLVVIKRSGVTKLGFVGNEQYGSFQKAPGK, from the coding sequence ATGGCAATGAGTGGCGGCAGCGATGATGGCGAGCCGATGATGGAAATGAACACGACGCCGTTGATCGACGTCATGCTCGTTCTCCTCATCATGTTCATCATCACCATCCCGGTTCAGACCCATGCGGTAAAGATCGACCTGCCGCAGGACAGCCCGCCGCAGGACGTGGTTGTCGAGCCGGTCAAGAACAAGCTGATCGTCGATACCAACGACACCATTTCGTGGAATGGTACGCCGGTATCGCAGGCGCAGCTTGCTGGCATTCTCGCCCAGACCCGCAATATGGACCCTGAGCCTGAACTGCAGTTCCAGCCCGATGCACGCGCACGCTATCAGATCGTCGACGAGGTTCTCGTGGTGATCAAGCGCAGCGGCGTCACGAAGCTCGGCTTCGTCGGCAACGAGCAGTACGGTTCGTTCCAGAAGGCACCTGGCAAGTAA
- a CDS encoding TonB-dependent receptor, with protein sequence MKITHTRIKSILLSGAAIGTLAMPGAALAQDVAQEDAEVDSSVIIVTASKREQTLQEVPISVSVTSGETIERAQIRDVLDLQTVVPSLRVSQLQTSSATTFIIRGFGNGDNNFGIEPSVGVFIDGVFRSRSASAISDLNLISRVEVLSGPQSTLFGKNASAGVISIVTKEPQYEFGGQVEASYGNFNAINLRGEVTGPITENIAFSLDGTYQKRDGFGRIVNLNNADINNRDRWSVRGNLLIEPTSDIKIRLIADYSKIDESCCQTSNVIVGPITAGAVGGIGGRFPTDFFSFDNFVNAVPFNRNENYGFSGQVDWSLGAFSLTSITAYRELTNAFTQDVDFTSADITAETRDQAVSTFTQELRIASDFDGPINFLLGGYYFDENITQDSNLTIGRDFRNFAAFQAAPAALVPPGATPAQRVAIGNAVLNNVEAGLGLPRNSILGGNFLTQERFALDNKSWSIFGTVDFEPVDGLVFTAGFNYTDDKKNFGINFDALDPLASINFVDAFITGATGGAVRTRQQFQALPAANQQALLAAATNPAINTLLPLGVLQFQTQSPDVPNVVEDGRTRDDKFTYLLRAAYQISDEINVYASYATGFKASSVNLSRDSRPLSTDFIPGPGPAGRGSSFAAPSSPLTNAGLNTPNLSTGTRFAGPEEAEVYEIGMKAQWDGFGVNLALFDQTIQGFQSFLFTGLGFGLANAGQQSVKGFELDTTVQPSEALVFTFAATYLDAKYDDFSTGPLGDLSGRRPGGIPEWSLRTSVTHTHEFGDSGTRLISRLDYSHESNVNILDGIAGFNANQFRREVNLVNGSMTLQLNNGIEVGAFARNLLDQQFILTVFPGVAQAGTVSGYPNAPRTFGGLVRFKF encoded by the coding sequence ATGAAAATCACCCACACCCGTATCAAGTCGATTCTGCTTTCGGGCGCCGCCATCGGGACCCTGGCCATGCCGGGCGCCGCGCTTGCACAGGACGTGGCGCAGGAAGATGCGGAAGTCGACAGCAGCGTCATCATCGTGACAGCATCCAAGCGCGAACAGACGCTGCAGGAAGTGCCGATCTCGGTATCGGTGACCAGCGGCGAGACGATCGAGCGCGCTCAGATCCGCGACGTGCTTGACCTGCAGACCGTGGTGCCTTCGCTGCGCGTCAGCCAGCTCCAGACCTCGTCGGCCACCACCTTTATCATCCGCGGCTTCGGTAATGGCGACAACAATTTCGGTATCGAGCCTTCGGTCGGCGTGTTCATCGACGGCGTGTTCCGTTCGCGTTCGGCTTCGGCGATTTCCGACCTCAACCTCATCAGCCGCGTCGAAGTGCTGAGCGGCCCGCAATCGACGCTGTTCGGCAAGAACGCCAGCGCCGGCGTGATCTCGATCGTGACCAAGGAGCCGCAGTACGAATTCGGCGGACAGGTCGAAGCGAGCTACGGCAATTTCAACGCGATCAACCTTCGCGGTGAAGTGACCGGGCCGATTACCGAAAACATCGCTTTCTCGCTCGACGGCACATACCAGAAGCGCGACGGCTTCGGCCGGATCGTCAACCTCAACAACGCCGACATCAACAACCGCGACCGCTGGTCGGTCCGCGGCAACCTGCTGATCGAACCCACCTCCGACATCAAGATTCGCCTGATTGCGGACTATTCGAAGATCGATGAAAGCTGCTGCCAGACCAGCAACGTCATCGTCGGCCCGATCACGGCCGGTGCGGTCGGCGGAATCGGCGGCCGGTTCCCCACCGACTTCTTCAGCTTCGACAATTTCGTCAATGCTGTGCCGTTCAACCGCAACGAGAACTACGGCTTCTCCGGTCAGGTCGACTGGTCGCTTGGCGCGTTCAGCCTGACCTCGATCACCGCCTATCGTGAGTTGACCAACGCCTTCACGCAGGATGTCGACTTTACCAGCGCTGACATCACCGCCGAGACCCGTGATCAGGCCGTGTCCACCTTCACGCAGGAACTGCGCATCGCGAGCGATTTCGACGGTCCGATCAACTTCCTGCTGGGCGGTTATTATTTCGACGAAAACATCACGCAGGACAGCAATCTGACGATTGGCCGCGACTTCCGCAACTTCGCCGCGTTCCAGGCCGCGCCCGCTGCGCTGGTTCCGCCCGGCGCGACCCCGGCCCAGCGCGTTGCTATCGGCAATGCTGTGCTGAACAACGTCGAGGCAGGTTTGGGTCTGCCGCGCAACAGCATCCTCGGTGGCAATTTCCTGACACAGGAACGTTTTGCGCTCGATAACAAGTCGTGGTCGATTTTCGGCACGGTCGATTTCGAGCCTGTCGATGGCCTCGTGTTCACCGCCGGTTTCAACTATACCGACGACAAGAAGAACTTCGGGATCAACTTTGATGCCCTGGATCCGCTGGCGAGCATCAACTTTGTCGATGCCTTTATCACCGGCGCGACCGGCGGGGCGGTGCGCACCCGTCAGCAGTTCCAGGCACTGCCGGCTGCCAACCAGCAGGCACTGCTCGCTGCGGCGACCAACCCTGCGATCAACACCCTGCTCCCGCTCGGTGTGCTGCAGTTCCAGACGCAGTCGCCCGATGTACCGAACGTGGTCGAAGATGGCCGTACCCGTGATGACAAATTCACGTACCTGTTGCGGGCCGCCTATCAGATCTCGGACGAGATCAACGTCTATGCCAGCTACGCCACCGGCTTCAAGGCGAGCTCGGTGAACCTGTCGCGCGATAGCCGTCCGCTGTCGACCGACTTCATTCCTGGCCCTGGCCCTGCAGGACGCGGGTCGTCCTTTGCTGCGCCATCATCGCCGCTCACCAATGCCGGTCTGAACACGCCGAACCTGTCGACCGGAACCCGCTTTGCCGGGCCGGAAGAAGCCGAGGTCTATGAAATCGGCATGAAGGCGCAGTGGGACGGATTTGGTGTCAACCTCGCGCTGTTCGATCAGACGATCCAGGGCTTCCAGAGCTTCCTGTTCACTGGGCTTGGCTTCGGTCTCGCCAATGCAGGCCAGCAGTCGGTCAAGGGCTTCGAACTCGACACCACGGTCCAACCGTCTGAAGCGCTGGTGTTCACGTTTGCTGCGACCTATCTCGACGCCAAGTACGACGATTTCAGCACTGGTCCGCTGGGAGATCTGTCCGGTCGGCGTCCTGGCGGTATTCCGGAATGGAGCCTCCGGACATCGGTCACGCACACCCACGAGTTCGGCGACAGCGGCACCAGGCTGATCAGCCGCCTGGATTACAGCCACGAAAGCAACGTCAATATTCTCGACGGGATCGCAGGCTTCAACGCCAACCAGTTCCGCCGCGAAGTCAATCTGGTCAATGGCTCGATGACCTTGCAGCTCAACAACGGTATCGAAGTCGGTGCTTTTGCCCGCAACCTGCTGGACCAGCAGTTCATTCTGACGGTCTTCCCGGGCGTTGCACAGGCCGGCACCGTGTCGGGCTATCCCAACGCACCGCGCACTTTCGGCGGCCTTGTTCGCTTCAAGTTCTGA
- a CDS encoding MotA/TolQ/ExbB proton channel family protein, translating into MLIEMLAAAGAEAPKNAFGFMEALEQGGVIAYATVGILGIMSFGSFFILFTKLFEQQKVLSQGQKVRDTFWRAGSIKEGAAKLEKNTAYRQIVDDGIKAQEEHAKLTDPVEAHDWLHGSLGRSEAAINAKLAGGLPFLATVGATSPFIGLFGTVIGIYRALIKIGISGSASIDQVAGPVGEALIMTALGLGVAVPAVLAYNWLQARNKQIAAQLSAFSTDVLGYMASNGAVIPAAPGKPVPAGKPAAPVAAAPIKK; encoded by the coding sequence ATGTTGATTGAAATGCTTGCTGCGGCTGGAGCCGAGGCGCCGAAAAACGCTTTCGGTTTTATGGAAGCACTCGAACAGGGCGGTGTCATCGCCTATGCGACCGTCGGCATTCTGGGTATCATGTCGTTCGGTTCGTTCTTCATCCTGTTCACCAAGCTGTTCGAACAGCAGAAGGTCCTGTCGCAGGGCCAGAAGGTCCGTGACACGTTCTGGCGTGCAGGCAGCATCAAGGAAGGTGCCGCCAAGCTCGAGAAGAACACCGCGTATCGCCAGATCGTCGACGACGGCATCAAGGCTCAGGAAGAGCATGCCAAGCTGACCGATCCCGTCGAAGCCCATGACTGGCTGCACGGTTCGCTGGGTCGCTCGGAAGCAGCGATCAACGCCAAGCTCGCAGGCGGCCTGCCGTTCCTGGCAACCGTGGGTGCGACCTCGCCGTTCATCGGTCTGTTCGGTACCGTTATCGGTATCTACCGCGCACTGATCAAGATCGGCATCTCGGGTTCGGCATCGATCGACCAGGTTGCAGGTCCGGTTGGTGAAGCACTGATCATGACCGCACTGGGTCTGGGCGTTGCGGTTCCCGCCGTGCTTGCGTACAACTGGCTGCAGGCTCGCAACAAGCAGATCGCTGCGCAGCTCAGCGCCTTTTCGACCGACGTGCTCGGCTACATGGCATCGAATGGCGCAGTGATCCCCGCAGCACCTGGCAAGCCGGTTCCTGCTGGCAAGCCTGCTGCTCCGGTCGCTGCTGCACCGATCAAGAAGTAA